A portion of the Clostridia bacterium genome contains these proteins:
- a CDS encoding NifB/NifX family molybdenum-iron cluster-binding protein yields the protein MKIAVTYSNGEVFGHFGHTEEFKIYEVVDGKIVSSSIVKALEGGHSALANLLKSNNIDALICGGIGGGAKTALAELNITLYGGVSGSADSAVDALIANNLAFNPDITCNHFNSHHQGEEHHCHGADECKGCK from the coding sequence ATGAAAATAGCAGTTACGTATTCAAACGGCGAGGTATTTGGACATTTCGGTCACACTGAGGAATTTAAAATTTACGAAGTTGTAGATGGTAAAATCGTATCTAGTAGTATTGTAAAAGCTCTCGAAGGGGGACATAGCGCCCTCGCTAACTTGTTAAAGAGCAATAATATTGACGCATTAATTTGCGGAGGCATAGGCGGAGGGGCTAAAACTGCTCTTGCAGAATTAAATATTACGCTATATGGCGGAGTATCCGGAAGCGCCGATAGCGCCGTAGACGCTTTAATTGCAAATAATTTAGCATTTAACCCCGACATTACTTGCAATCACTTTAATTCTCACCATCAAGGCGAGGAACACCACTGTCACGGCGCAGACGAATGTAAAGGCTGTAAATAA
- a CDS encoding 4Fe-4S binding protein, protein MNTKELKVIVALCPQNHHCPSLKVCPVGALTQIGNNAPTVNKEKCIKCGKCASFCPKKALILE, encoded by the coding sequence ATGAATACCAAAGAATTAAAAGTTATTGTGGCGCTTTGCCCACAAAATCACCATTGCCCATCTTTAAAAGTGTGTCCGGTAGGTGCGCTGACACAAATTGGAAATAATGCGCCAACTGTAAACAAAGAAAAGTGTATTAAATGTGGCAAATGCGCAAGTTTTTGTCCCAAAAAAGCTCTTATACTTGAATAA